A region of the Amycolatopsis sp. cg13 genome:
AATCGCGCTCGAGATGATCCTGAAGCCGCGCATGGCGAAACTGATACACCGCCCCAGCCTGCCGCAACACCCCGCGCCGGTACGCGTCGTCGAGAAACTCCGTCACCGCCCACGGCAGCCGACCGGTCAGCGGCAGCCAGATCCGCGCCAGCAGCACCCACTGTCCCCAAGCCGTGAACGCCAGCACATAAGAAAGCCCGCCACCCAGACCGCCTACAGCTCCGATCAGCAGGCCCGCCGACAGCGGCCAGCGAAGCGGACCCAGCGGGCCTTGGAGAAGTTCAACCAGCAGCCACCCTCCGAAAGCGATGGCTAGGGCGACTGTCGGCACCAGAATCAGCAACTGCCGCACCGCAGTCGTGCGGTTTGTGGCCAGCAGGCCGAGCGGAGTGGCGGCCGAGCCGACGTCCAGCGGGATTTCCAGCGCGGCCATCAGCCCGAACACGAGACCGGCGGCCAGCCCGAAGATGAGTCCGTAAACGAGCGTGGGGACCAGCATTTTCTCGACCAGGGACTTGCCGTCCGGCGGGAAACCGAAGAGCAGGCCGTGCAAAGCGGTGTTGACTGGGCCGTATCCGAGTCCGATCACGAAGCCGCCCAGCAGGGCGGTGCCGAGCCGGGCGGCGTAGGTGCGGAGGAATTGCCGTCCGGTTCGATGTCGTCCCCGCAACCGGATCTGGACGCGCGACGGCTCGATCGTCTTCCCGCCGCACACGATCATCAGGCCGTAGACCAGTCCGAAGGCCAGGCCGACCATCGGCCCGATCAGGAGTCCGTCCATCAGGCCCGCGCGGAAGGTGAACGCGCTGCCGCGGCCGATCAGGTCGAGCGGGACGAAGACCAGCCAGTTCAGCACGGCGATCGCCAGCGTCGAAGCCGCGACGACGGCGAGGATCCGCGACGACCGGCGCAGCGAAGTGCCCAGTTGCCACCAGGCGAGATCGTGGTCGTCGAGCTGGCCCACGTGCTGGGCGAGATAGCCCAGCCACCGCTGGGCGCGTCCGGGGTCCCAGCTCCGGAGCGGGCGCGCCAGATGCGGGGGCCGGTGCCGGTACACGGTGGGCACGAAGCTGGCTAGCAGGTGGTCTTCGACGGCGTCGGAGGTCGGAAACCGGGTGGTGTCCAGCAAAATCGCCGGGTCGCGGCCGGGGACGTCGCTGTAGACGGTCCGCGCGAGACCCACCATCAGCGGCGTTCGCAGGGCCGTCGCCAGGTGCCCGTCGGGACGGCCGCGCATCTCGGCGAGCACCGGGCCCCACCGGTTTCCGTCGCGGGAGGTGGTGCGGGGCAGGTAATTCGCGACGTCGGCCGGGGTCAGGTCGAGCAGTTCCACGCCCGCGGCCGAAGTCGGCACGTCGGTCGCGGCGACCGCCGTCGCGTATTCGCCGGGGCGCGTGGTCAGAAGGAACGGCAGCGAGGTGGCGCTGAGCGCGGCCAGCGCGGCGGCGTGCAGTCCGCCGGAGATCTCGTCGAACCCGTCCAGAACCGGCAGGATGCACCCGGTTTCGACCAGTTCGGCGGCCAGCGAAGCGGTGAGGCCGGGATAGTCGGGATAGTCCTGCGGCAGCCGTTCGATCAGCCAGTCCCGCAGCGTGCTGGCCGTCGGGTCCCACGTGCTGATGGCGAAGATGGTCGGCACCGGCTCGCCGGCGGCGCGCGTCCGGAGGCAGCTCAGCACGAACCGCAGCGTCAGGATCGTCTTCCCGGAACCGGCCCGGCCCAGCACCACCAGCCGCCCGGACGGGATCCGCCGGTAGACCTCCGCGATGTCGTCCAGTTCGCCGTCCAGCTTCAGCGGTTCCGTCGCACCGCCGGGAGGGACGTTGCGGATGTTGTCCCAGCGATCGGTCAGCCGTTCGGCCGCCAGCTCCCATCGGACCGGCAGCGGAAAGGGATCGTGGACCCTGCGTTGCTCTTCTTCGCGTTGCCAGCGAGAAGCGACCACCTGCGCGAATTGGTCCGCGGCTTCGGAAAGCGCGCTCCGGATGCGCGGCGGCTCGGCTTCCTCAGGCGCGGGGGAGACGCCGAACTCGGCCAGCAGCGCGCGCCGCTCGGCCGTCGTGCTTCCCAGCGCATCGGCCAGCAGCTTCACGGTGCCCATCCGCGGATCGATGGGTTTGCCGTTCTCCAGCCGCCGGATAGTGCTGACGCTGACCTCGGAGCGCTCCGCCAATTGCTCTTGCGTCAACCCGGCCTGACGCCGCATCTCCCGCAGCAGAACGCCGGCCCGGCTCGTCACCGCGGAGACCCCTCACTGTGCGCCCGCTTTCCCGGAAATGACCTTACCGCGCGGGCCGGTCATCTTTGACCGGCTTGTGCTCTGGCGCCACGACCTGCGCGAACGCGACCATGATCGGCACCGGATCCCCCAGCCCGGTCACCTCGCCGCAAGAGAGAAGGAAAGCGGGTATGGCCGCCGACTACCGGTACTGGTGCGGCGAATGCGGCTATCGGACGCCTTGGCTCACGAGGGCCGACAGCGCCGAGCAGCGGACGCGGCACTACGCCGAATGCCATCCCGGCGTTCCGCCAAGGGGGCAGGCGGAGCGCCGCCGGTCGGCCAGCGGCGGGGTCGGGTGCCTGGTGCTGGTGGGCGTGCTGCTGCTGATCGTCGTGGCGGTGGCCGTCTGCCGGTACCAGTTCAGATAGCTCCGGAAACCCTTCGAGCGAAGGAGAGATTTTGTGCGCACACTGAGACGGACGGCTTCGGTGCTGGCGAGCGTCGTCGTCGCCGTGGCGCTGGCCGCACCGGCGTCCGCGTCCGACGCCCACGCCGACACCCAGGCTGTCCTCAACGGCTACCAGTCCCACGCCGGACCGGGCGCGGCCGTTTATGCGGGCAACGCGTCCGGGTCGTGGCATCTGTCCGCCGGCAGCGCGACGATCACCGGACCCGCGCGCCCGCTGCGGCCGGACGAGCGCTTCCGCATCGCCAGCCAGACCAAGACCTTCACCGCGTCGGTCGTCCTGCAACTCGTCGACGAGGGCAAGGTAATGCTCGACGCGCCGATCGAGCATTACCTGCCCGGCCTCGTCGACGGCAACGGCTACGACGGCAACCGGATCACCGTCCGCCAGCTGCTCCAGCACACCGCCGGAATCCCCGCGCCGGATGTGGTGGCCTGGGCCCAGAAAGCGGCCGGGTTCGTCAAACCGGACGGCAGCATCGGTCTTCGCGACCTGGTCCAGGTCGGGCTGCGCAACTTCCCGCCCGCGTCCGCGCCGGGCACGAGCGTGCTGTACTCCAACCTCGGCTACCTGATCAACGGCCTGCTGATCGAGCAGGTCACCGGGATGTCCGTCGGCGACGCGATCACCACGCGGATCATCGACCGGCTCGGCCTGGCGCAGACCAGTTTCCCGCACGCGGGCGACCGGTCCCTGCCCGCGCCGTACCTCGCCGGGTACCGCGGGGTCCGGGCGGGCCCGTTCTTCTTCTGGACCGAGACGACCTCGGCGCCGGTCATCTCCGAACCGTCGATCGAAAGCTCGGCCGGCGCGGTCGTCTCGACGCTGTCGGACCTGTCGGTGTTCTATCGCGCGCTGCTCGACGGCAAGGTCGTCTCCCCGGCCGCGCTGGCCGAGATGCGCCGGACGATCCAGGTCCCGGTGCACGACCCGAACTACGTCGGCCTGGGCCTCGGCCTGCAGGCGATCACGCTGTCCTGCGGCGGGGAAGCCTGGTTCCACAACGGCGTCGCGGCGTCCGGCTACACCTCGCTGACCGCGGTGACCGACGACGGCCGGTACGCCTCGATGATGACCAACGCGTGGGAGCTGACGAGCATCCGGCCCTCGCCGGTCGACGTGATCGACTCCGCTCTCTGCGGCAGCAGGCAGTGAACCCTACGAATCAAGGAGCGTGTGTGCGCACCCGAAGTTTCCTCGCCGCGATCGCGGTGGTCGTCCTGGCGGTCACCGGCGCGGCCAGCGCCTCGGCCGAGACGGCGAAACGGGTCTTCAACTCGATGCAGATCCTGTTCGACCCGAACGCGCCCGACCATTTCTGCACGATCGGAGCGGTCGGCACCGACAAGTACGACCGGAAGATCGCCGTCTCGGCGGGGCACTGCCTGCAGGATCCGCCCGGACAGAAGTACTCCGACCGGGACATCCCGGAGAACATCCAGCCGGTCTACGACCGCGGCGACACCGGGTTCGGCCCGATCGGCTACGTGCGGTACTTCAAGAGCCGGGAAGGCTCGATGACCGGCCACCCGGCCAAGGACTACCTGATCATCGAGCTGGTGCCGTCGGTGACGCTCTCCTCGCAGGGGCCGTACCTGAAGCAGACCGGCGAAATGGAAGCCCCCGACGGGCAGCCCAGCCCCAACGCGCTGAACCCGCCGCTGCCCGGCGAACGCCTCCTCGGCGCCGCGCTGAACAACAACAACGAACTCGTGGTGTCCGGTCAGCTCGGCGTCTGGTACGGCCGGATCACCAACAACGCCAACGGCGTCTACCAGTCCTGGGCCAAGCACAAGGCCGGCGACTCCGGCGGCCCGGCGATCTGGCACGTGCCCGGCACCGAATATCCCGGACAGGGCAACAACTTCCAGGCGGCCGGTCCGTGGGCGGGCATCACCAAGGCCGTCATTCTGGGCGTCCCGCAATACGCCTACACCAGCTCGGCGAACATCCTCGCCGACCTGCGCGCCCGCGACGCCGCGCACCCCGGCACCTACGGCGCCGGTTTCCACGTGACCCAGAACCCGTGACCCCCGCTACCGAGAAAGCGACCATGAGACCGTTGTTTACGCGTACGCGAGCCCTGGTGTCCGCTGTCGCGGCAGTGCTGGCCTTCAGCAGCCCCGCCCACGCCGACACTCCCGCTGTGCCCACCCTGACCGACGGCTACGGCCTCACCCAAGTCGGGACCCCGCAAGGCACCGCGACCAACTTCGTCCTCACTGTGACGACTCCGGCGGTCGCGGGACAGCACCACATCCGCGTCATCGTCCCGAGCAGCTATTACACCGACGCCGCCAAGCGCTACCCGGTGTTCTACTTCCTGCACGGCGTCGGCGACGATCCGAGCAACCCGCATCTGGCGTACCCCGCGATGCTGGCGAGCCAGAAGATGATCACCGTGATTCCGGACGGCGGGCTCCGCGGCTGGTACACCGACTGGGTCCGCCAGGACACCGCGGCCGGGGCGCAGAACTGGGAAACCTTCCACCTCAACCAGGTGATCCCGTTCATCGACGCCAACTTCCGCACCATCGCCGCGAAGCCGGGCCGGGCGATCGGCGGATTGTCCATGGGCGGCTTCGGCGCGCTGCACTACGCCGAGGACCGGCCTGAGTTGTTCAGCCAGGCCGTTTCGCTGTCCGGCGCGATCGACTTCAACCTCTACTGGGTCCGGACGGCGATCCGCGGCACGCTGTCCAACGTCGGTTTCGCCATGTCGGGCACGTCCGGCTCCGGCGAGACCGCCGGCGGCAGCGGATTCGGGCCGGCGGTGCCGACCGACTCCGCCTTCGGACCGCTCAACGAGGCGGGCGACATGTCCGCGGCGCTGGCCCACGGCCCGGTCGTCAATGCCGGGAAACTGGCCACAGTCGGCGTTTCGCTCTACACCGGCTCCGGCAACGGGAACCCGATCAACGTCCTCCTCGACGAACCGGCGTTCGCCGAATCGGTCACCGAGGCCGCCCAGCAGAACCTGAAGGCGGCGCTCGACAAGGCCGGACATCCTTACTACGCCGTGGATTACGGCAACGGCAAGACCTGGGGACCGAACTGCCAGGGCAAGCACACGGCCGGGTGCTGGGGCCAGGACCTCGTCGACTACCTGCCCCGCCTGGAGCAAGCTTTCGCCGCTGCTGGGGTCGCCTAAAGTACGTGAGGGGAACCCTCAGGGAATCTAATTCCCTCAGGGTTCCCCTCACGTACCTCGGTCGGGAGCGGGGCTAGAGGCTCAACCGGGCGGCGTCGTCCGGACTGACTGAGATCGCCAGCTCCGCCGGTCGCAGTTCGACTGTTTCCGGTGCGCCGTCGAGGAGTTCGAGCAGCCGGGACAGGTACTTGGTCAGTACTCCGGTGTTGTGCGCTTCGAGAGCGGCGCGCGAGGGGTACTTCTCGACCACCGTCACCCGCAACGGGTCCTGTTCAACATAGAAGGCATACCGCAGAGTCTCAGGCTCATCGCGCAGCACTTCGGGAACCAGTTCGGAAAACAGGGCGAGCATTTCGCCACTGCGGCCCGGCTTCGCCTTGAGGCGGGCGATAACAACGATTTCAGACAACGGAAGCTCCTGGTTTCTTATGCGCCGAGCACTGGAAGACGCAGTGCGGATGGATAATTTTCGTTGTGGTGCAAGGTGTGCTGCGCGACTACCGCCTCGTCGAGAGTGCCGAACTCCGGCACCGTGCGAGTGTGCAGATTGCGGCTGAATCGCGGAAAGCTGAACCCGGCGATCTGCACCCGGATACGATGCCCGCGGGCGAATCGATGCGCGACGTCGTGCAAGGTAACTATCACGCGGCTGGGTTCTTCCGCGGCAAGCCAATCGGTGTCGCCGCCGTTGCGATATCGGGCCCGCTGCGCACCCTCGGCGACATTGAGCGCGAAACCATCAGGCTCGACGTCCACCAAAGTGACGCAGATGTCGGCGTCCGGCGCGGTGCTGGTGACGTACGCGATCATCTCGGCTTGCCCGGCGATCGTCACGTCCTCGGTCAGCGGGGCGCTCGTGTAGCGGAGCACGTCCTCGCGCCCGTCGACCGCGCGCTGATCCTGGATGCCGCCCGGAGCCGCGGCGGGGTCGCCCTCGAACGCGATTACTCCGCCGTGCGTGGGAAACGGGTCTCGCGGATCGGCCGTGAAGGTGTCTGAGCCGTGGCTCCCTTCGGTCGTCAGCAGGCCGTCTGAGGAAAGCGCCCATTCTTCGACCGTCGATGCGGGCGGCCAGGCAGGTGCGTTCGCCCACGTATTCGATCCGCCGACGAAATAGCTGACCCTCCCGGACAGATATGGCTCAGCCGCGGGGAAATCCGAACCGTCGCCGCCGCGCAGATGCCGGTCGAAGAACGAGGCGAGCACCGGACTCCACGTCGGCACCCCGGCCGCCGCGTTCGGCAACACCCGCGCGCCGACGTCGCCGAACGCGCTGTAGGTGCCCGCGTGAGTCCACGGACCGGCGATCAGGCTGGCTTTTTCGTTGCCCGCCAACCGGGTCGCGAGCCGGAACTGCGTAGGGCTTGTGAAGTCCCGGTATCCGCTGATCTGCAGAAACGGAATGTCCACCCGCTCGGGCTCGGTGAGCAGCGTGGGCCGGTCCCAGAACGGATCGTGCGGCGACCGCAGCCAGTCCGCCCACGACGGCGCGACCCGGCCGTCGTCCAGCGGAGCGAGGCTGGTCAACGGCAACTGGCTCACCGCCGCCCGACGGTCAGCGAAAGCCTTCTCCAGTTGTTTGCGCACCTGGTCCCGCTCGGCCGGGCTCAGCGAGGTGTGGTCCAGACCTTCCGCGGCCATCCCCAGGGCGTACAAGGTCAGAAACCCCAGCTCGAACAGTCCGCCCGGGCGCGCGGTGTGCCGCATGTCGGCGGTCCCGATCATCCCGACCGCCGCCTTGAGCCGCGGATTCCGGGCGGCGACGGCCTGCAGCACGGTCATGCCCAGATAGGACGAGCCGTAAATCCCGACGTTGCCGTCGCTCCAGGGCTGCTCGGCGGCCCAGTCGATCGTGTCGGAGGAGTCGTTGTACTCCTGCGTGATGAAGTCGAACTCCCCGCCGGACCCGAATCGCCCGCGGCTGTCCTGCACCAGCACCGCGAAGCCCTGCCGGGCCAGCCATACCGGATCGGCGACGAGCCCCGACACGCGGAAAACGCCCGTGCGGTCGTAAGGCGTCCGGTGCAGCAGCACGGGCCAGCGACCGTCCGCGGCCGGGCGGTACAGGTCGCCGACCAGGGTGACGCCGTCCCGGGTCGTCATCTGGACGCCAGCGTCGATGCGCGGTGGATACACGGTTACTCCCGTCAGGAGAGGAGCTGGCTCGGTGCGGCCGACCGTAACACTAACCGTTGCAAAACACTAACCGTTGTTGTTAAGTTGGCGGCATGAAAGCAGTGCGCTTCGCCGAATACGGCGGCCCCGACGTCCTTGACCTGGCAGAAGTGCCCGAACCCCACGCCGGCCCCGGCCAGATCCGGGTCGCCGTGCGAGCGGCAGGCGTGAACCCGCACGATTGGCGCACGCGAGAAGGCCAGTTCCAGCGGATCCGCCCGATCGACCTGCCCTCCGGCGTCGGCCAAGACGCCTCCGGCGTCGTCGACGAGATCGGCGAGGGCGTCACCGGCATCGCGGTCGGGGACCTGGTGCTGGGCCGGGGCTCGAACACCTACGCCGAGTTCGCCGCCCTGTCGTCCTGGGCGCGCCTGCCCTCGGGCCTGACCTTCGCCGAAGCCGCCGGATACCCGTCGGTGGTCGAAACCGCGCTCCGCGTCCTCCGCCTGGTCGATGTCCAAACTGGACAGACGCTGCTGGTGAGCGGCGCCGCGGGCGGAGTCGGCTCAGCGGTGCTGCAGATCGCCCGCGAGCGCGGAATCAAGGTGATCGGCACGGCCAGTCCCGCGAACCAGGACTACGTACGGAGCCTGGGCGCCATCGCGACCACCTACGGCGAGGGCTGGGTCGACCGGGTCCGTCAGCTCGGCCAGATCGACGCCGCTCTGGATCTCAACGGCACCGGGGTGATCCGCGGTCTCTTGGACCTGACCGGGGATCCTTCGCGAGTGATCACCATCGCCGACCTGGAGGCCCCGATGCTGGGGATTCGCTTCGCGGGCGTCGGCGGGAACATGATGGACGCGCTGGCTGAGACGGTAAGCCTTATCTCGCAAGGAAAACTCCACATCCCGGTCGAGAAGTCCTATCCGCTGGCCGAGGCTTCGGCAGCGCACGCGGACAGCCAGGCGGGGCATACTCGCGGACGCCGGGTATTGCTGGTCTGACGGAATCGGTCCCTCTTCGCTGGTTCCCAGCGCTGGCTACGGGGCCCGGATGTCCGGGGCCCGCAGCCAGGATGTGCCGCCCAGGATGCCGTCGGTTTGCTTGGTGACATTTTCCGTCCCGCCGCTACTCGTGGACCCACACAGTGCTGAACGACGCGCCGCGCGGCCCGAGGGCCAAGGCGTTCTGCTTGGTGACGCCGCTCGTCGGGCTCACCTGGTTGACGTGCCCGAGGTCCCAATGAGGATTGTCCAGGGATCCGACGTGCCCGCCGGTGTCGGTCACGGACACCTGGTCGTATCTGACGGCCCCGTAGTTCGGCAGGAAAAACACGCCGTCGCCGGCGCTTCCGCCGAGCGGCGTCTCGGTGATCACCTCGGCGTTGACCCGCGGGCAGCCGCCCATGTCCGGATAGCAGGGCTGGACCTGAATCAGCGTCTGCCCGGTCGTCTGGTCCTTGACGACGATGCGGAACTTCTTGGCCGCGGCTTCGTAGGTGACGCTGGCGTCGATCAGGTCTCCCGGTTTGACCGGGTTCGCGAGCTGGATGTCGTTGTGCGGGAACATCTCCCACCAGAGCGCGTACTGCGGGACGCCGTTGACGCAGCGTGCCGAAGAGCCGCCTTGCTCGACGACGTCGTTCCACCAGCCGTCCATGCCGACCCAGGAGACGACCCAGGCGTCTTTGTTCGCCGGACAGGTGACCTTGGGCTGGATCCACCGCGCGTGCACGGACCGGAAATCGGTCGTGTGGGCCGCGTTGGTGGTGAAGTAGCCCGACCAGTTCCGCGAGGTGAAGTTGGTGACCGTGGTAGTTCCGTGCGGCCGGACTGAAGGCCCGGCTTGTGTTTGGTCCTGGGCCGCGGCCGCGTTGGCGGACAACGGTTTCGCGGGCAGCTGTGTCACCGGTAGCGGAAGCAACGCCCCAGCGGCGAGCACGGTGATCGTTCTCGCCAGGTTTC
Encoded here:
- a CDS encoding NADP-dependent oxidoreductase, with translation MKAVRFAEYGGPDVLDLAEVPEPHAGPGQIRVAVRAAGVNPHDWRTREGQFQRIRPIDLPSGVGQDASGVVDEIGEGVTGIAVGDLVLGRGSNTYAEFAALSSWARLPSGLTFAEAAGYPSVVETALRVLRLVDVQTGQTLLVSGAAGGVGSAVLQIARERGIKVIGTASPANQDYVRSLGAIATTYGEGWVDRVRQLGQIDAALDLNGTGVIRGLLDLTGDPSRVITIADLEAPMLGIRFAGVGGNMMDALAETVSLISQGKLHIPVEKSYPLAEASAAHADSQAGHTRGRRVLLV
- a CDS encoding CocE/NonD family hydrolase, with the protein product MYPPRIDAGVQMTTRDGVTLVGDLYRPAADGRWPVLLHRTPYDRTGVFRVSGLVADPVWLARQGFAVLVQDSRGRFGSGGEFDFITQEYNDSSDTIDWAAEQPWSDGNVGIYGSSYLGMTVLQAVAARNPRLKAAVGMIGTADMRHTARPGGLFELGFLTLYALGMAAEGLDHTSLSPAERDQVRKQLEKAFADRRAAVSQLPLTSLAPLDDGRVAPSWADWLRSPHDPFWDRPTLLTEPERVDIPFLQISGYRDFTSPTQFRLATRLAGNEKASLIAGPWTHAGTYSAFGDVGARVLPNAAAGVPTWSPVLASFFDRHLRGGDGSDFPAAEPYLSGRVSYFVGGSNTWANAPAWPPASTVEEWALSSDGLLTTEGSHGSDTFTADPRDPFPTHGGVIAFEGDPAAAPGGIQDQRAVDGREDVLRYTSAPLTEDVTIAGQAEMIAYVTSTAPDADICVTLVDVEPDGFALNVAEGAQRARYRNGGDTDWLAAEEPSRVIVTLHDVAHRFARGHRIRVQIAGFSFPRFSRNLHTRTVPEFGTLDEAVVAQHTLHHNENYPSALRLPVLGA
- a CDS encoding helix-turn-helix domain-containing protein translates to MTSRAGVLLREMRRQAGLTQEQLAERSEVSVSTIRRLENGKPIDPRMGTVKLLADALGSTTAERRALLAEFGVSPAPEEAEPPRIRSALSEAADQFAQVVASRWQREEEQRRVHDPFPLPVRWELAAERLTDRWDNIRNVPPGGATEPLKLDGELDDIAEVYRRIPSGRLVVLGRAGSGKTILTLRFVLSCLRTRAAGEPVPTIFAISTWDPTASTLRDWLIERLPQDYPDYPGLTASLAAELVETGCILPVLDGFDEISGGLHAAALAALSATSLPFLLTTRPGEYATAVAATDVPTSAAGVELLDLTPADVANYLPRTTSRDGNRWGPVLAEMRGRPDGHLATALRTPLMVGLARTVYSDVPGRDPAILLDTTRFPTSDAVEDHLLASFVPTVYRHRPPHLARPLRSWDPGRAQRWLGYLAQHVGQLDDHDLAWWQLGTSLRRSSRILAVVAASTLAIAVLNWLVFVPLDLIGRGSAFTFRAGLMDGLLIGPMVGLAFGLVYGLMIVCGGKTIEPSRVQIRLRGRHRTGRQFLRTYAARLGTALLGGFVIGLGYGPVNTALHGLLFGFPPDGKSLVEKMLVPTLVYGLIFGLAAGLVFGLMAALEIPLDVGSAATPLGLLATNRTTAVRQLLILVPTVALAIAFGGWLLVELLQGPLGPLRWPLSAGLLIGAVGGLGGGLSYVLAFTAWGQWVLLARIWLPLTGRLPWAVTEFLDDAYRRGVLRQAGAVYQFRHARLQDHLERDFRSRTARN
- a CDS encoding G1 family glutamic endopeptidase, encoding MPTKRPLRNLARTITVLAAGALLPLPVTQLPAKPLSANAAAAQDQTQAGPSVRPHGTTTVTNFTSRNWSGYFTTNAAHTTDFRSVHARWIQPKVTCPANKDAWVVSWVGMDGWWNDVVEQGGSSARCVNGVPQYALWWEMFPHNDIQLANPVKPGDLIDASVTYEAAAKKFRIVVKDQTTGQTLIQVQPCYPDMGGCPRVNAEVITETPLGGSAGDGVFFLPNYGAVRYDQVSVTDTGGHVGSLDNPHWDLGHVNQVSPTSGVTKQNALALGPRGASFSTVWVHE
- a CDS encoding serine hydrolase domain-containing protein, translating into MRTLRRTASVLASVVVAVALAAPASASDAHADTQAVLNGYQSHAGPGAAVYAGNASGSWHLSAGSATITGPARPLRPDERFRIASQTKTFTASVVLQLVDEGKVMLDAPIEHYLPGLVDGNGYDGNRITVRQLLQHTAGIPAPDVVAWAQKAAGFVKPDGSIGLRDLVQVGLRNFPPASAPGTSVLYSNLGYLINGLLIEQVTGMSVGDAITTRIIDRLGLAQTSFPHAGDRSLPAPYLAGYRGVRAGPFFFWTETTSAPVISEPSIESSAGAVVSTLSDLSVFYRALLDGKVVSPAALAEMRRTIQVPVHDPNYVGLGLGLQAITLSCGGEAWFHNGVAASGYTSLTAVTDDGRYASMMTNAWELTSIRPSPVDVIDSALCGSRQ
- a CDS encoding putative quinol monooxygenase translates to MSEIVVIARLKAKPGRSGEMLALFSELVPEVLRDEPETLRYAFYVEQDPLRVTVVEKYPSRAALEAHNTGVLTKYLSRLLELLDGAPETVELRPAELAISVSPDDAARLSL
- a CDS encoding alpha/beta hydrolase, producing the protein MRPLFTRTRALVSAVAAVLAFSSPAHADTPAVPTLTDGYGLTQVGTPQGTATNFVLTVTTPAVAGQHHIRVIVPSSYYTDAAKRYPVFYFLHGVGDDPSNPHLAYPAMLASQKMITVIPDGGLRGWYTDWVRQDTAAGAQNWETFHLNQVIPFIDANFRTIAAKPGRAIGGLSMGGFGALHYAEDRPELFSQAVSLSGAIDFNLYWVRTAIRGTLSNVGFAMSGTSGSGETAGGSGFGPAVPTDSAFGPLNEAGDMSAALAHGPVVNAGKLATVGVSLYTGSGNGNPINVLLDEPAFAESVTEAAQQNLKAALDKAGHPYYAVDYGNGKTWGPNCQGKHTAGCWGQDLVDYLPRLEQAFAAAGVA